A section of the Primulina eburnea isolate SZY01 chromosome 1, ASM2296580v1, whole genome shotgun sequence genome encodes:
- the LOC140809594 gene encoding CLAVATA3/ESR (CLE)-related protein 43, which produces MSSSGERSPMLTHPSLVFLLIISLFNIRAIGPNKAEAIRVLAVHGSSATAHEAEISTMESSPPIRNQTQIIKGYLNGRVSDINGTEDSRFLDSKRKIPSCPDPLHN; this is translated from the coding sequence ATGTCATCTTCCGGCGAAAGAAGCCCGATGCTCACGCACCCTTCTCTGGTATTCCTCCTCATCATTTCACTATTTAATATACGGGCCATCGGCCCGAACAAGGCAGAAGCGATCAGGGTTCTAGCAGTACATGGTTCTTCTGCTACAGCACATGAAGCAGAAATTTCAACGATGGAATCTTCTCCACCAATCAGGAATCAAACGCAAATTATCAAAGGTTATCTCAATGGAAGAGTTTCTGATATCAACGGAACAGAAGATAGCAGATTTCTTGATTCCAAAAGGAAGATTCCCAGTTGCCCAGATCCTCTACATAACTAG